The Daucus carota subsp. sativus chromosome 2, DH1 v3.0, whole genome shotgun sequence genome includes a window with the following:
- the LOC135150377 gene encoding uncharacterized protein LOC135150377, with the protein MPDWMVINCFYNGLGPKSRPMFDAASGGALWAKNYDEAYELIEMMPANEYQNPTQRFHQGKAAGILDVDATTALIAQLKALTMKVDSLANLGVQPPPIRSQQPAQATYHPNNRNHRTFSWSNNQNFMPHPQHQFQQQGARPFNPSDFQQQFAPKQQFHPSGFQQQNQGVAGQSSNERSEWEEMKLMIKSQAVSIKTLENQIGQIANTLINRPQGTLLSDTEANPGRKEVKEQVQAITLRSGRVMKEKESATEHNKDESDQQVETPVLSSKSGSGKTVVNTDKNEINEEASKESAEKSSPKADIGVKQVYPPPPFPKRLQKHKLDKQFTKFLEIFKKLQINIPFAEALEQMPSYAKFMKGILSRKLKLEELETVALTEECSACCSRNYL; encoded by the exons atgcctgattggatggtgattaattgcttctataatggcttgggaCCTAAATCGAGACCAATGttcgatgcagcatcaggtggagctctatgggctaagaactatgatgaggcttatgagttgatcgagatgatgccTGCGAacgaatatcagaatcctactcagcgtttTCATCAGGGCAAGGCAGCAGGAATtctagatgttgatgctactacagccttgattgctcaacttaaggctcttactatgaaggtggattccTTAGCTAACTTGGGAGTTCAGCCACCGCCTATT AGATCTCAGCAGCCAGCTCAGGCTACTTATCACCcgaataatcggaatcatcggactttcagctggagcaacaatCAGAACTTCATGCCACACCCGCAACATCaatttcagcagcaaggagctagacctttcaacccttctgattttcaacaacagtttgcaccgaagcagcaattccatccatcCGGATTTCAGCAACAAAATCaaggggtggctggacagtcttccaacgaaagatctgaatgggaagagatgaaactaatgattaaaagccaagcggtgtcaatcaagactttggagaacCAGATTGGACAGATTGCTAACACGTTGATTaacagaccacaaggaactcttcttagtgataccgaggccaatccgggtaGGAAAGAggtgaaggaacaggtacaggctaTCACCTTAAGGTCCGGAAGGGTTATGAAGGAGAAAGAGTCAGCAACAGAGCATAACAAGGAtgagagtgatcaacaggttgaaacacccgtgctctcatctaagtctggtagtggaaaaactgttgttaaCACTGACAAGAATgaaatcaacgaggaagcaagcaaggaatcAGCCGAGAAGTCTAGCCCTAAAGCTGAtattggggtcaagcaagtgtatccacctcccccttttccgaagagacttcagaaacataagctcgacaaacaattcacTAAATTTCTAGagattttcaagaaattacaaatcaacataccttttgcggaggctctagaacaaatgccgagttatgctaaattcatgaaaggtattctatctcggaaactcaaacttgaggaattagagactgtggctttgaccgaggagtgtagtgcgTGCTGCAGCAGAAATTACCTCTGA